One stretch of Daphnia pulicaria isolate SC F1-1A chromosome 8, SC_F0-13Bv2, whole genome shotgun sequence DNA includes these proteins:
- the LOC124352611 gene encoding glutamyl-tRNA(Gln) amidotransferase subunit C, mitochondrial-like, protein MSVIKRASQLFLNRKYFSFVLKKFSSAVPEKPIVLEREGETASVKIDSKTIEHLERLSLVDFANREGIRRLEEAIQFANQIHSVDTSAVKPLINVLYEEYIQSLREDCVTEGNIREEILSNATVTEEEYFYAPPGNIPLPDKDCSYKN, encoded by the coding sequence AAACGTGCTAgtcagttatttttaaatcgcaaatatttttcgtttgttttgaaGAAATTTAGTTCAGCAGTGCCTGAGAAACCCATCGTTCTTGAAAGGGAAGGTGAAACAGCTTCTGTCAAAATTGATTCCAAGACTATCGAGCACTTGGAGCGGCTCTCATTGGTGGATTTCGCCAATCGTGAAGGCATTCGTCGATTAGAAGAAGCTATTCAGTTCGCCAATCAGATACATTCTGTAGATACATCGGCAGTGAAACCCTTGATAAATGTCCTATACGAAGAGTACATTCAATCACTGAGAGAAGATTGTGTGACTGAGGGTAATATCAGAGAAGAAATCCTCTCCAATGCTACTGTGACAGAAGAAGAGTATTTCTATGCCCCACCAGGCAACATCCCTCTTCCAGACAAAGATTGTTCCTACAAAAATTGA
- the LOC124352608 gene encoding enoyl-CoA hydratase domain-containing protein 3, mitochondrial-like, whose amino-acid sequence MLFLVGCTVRNVNKMTMATRLSYALGSIKNVHKYFFSSLATSQPESLNLVNFSNENGIYKVQLNSPRTRNALSTEMLNELQSIFKAVNEAKGARCVLLSSSGSKVFSAGHNLKELTNETPKTHHELVFSTCTSLMKLLIDCPIPIVAQVDGIAAAAGCQLVAMCDIVVASTNATFSTPGINLGLFCSTPGVAVARAIPMKLASYMLFTGLPLSAEEALKAGLVSRVVPAENLELETQQVIESICKKSLPVMRLGKQFLHRQLKMDIMEAYKEGENVMVGNLQLKDAQEGLKSFAEKREPKYQDH is encoded by the exons ATGCTATTTCTAGTAGGCTGTACCGTACGAAATGTAAACAAGATGACAATGGCAACGCGCCTATCTTATGCTCTTGGATCCATAAAAAATgttcataaatattttttttcatctttggcCACTTCGCAGCCGGAAAGTTTAAATCTTGTAAATTTTTCGAATGAGAATGGAATATATAAAGTACAACTAAATTCTCCTAGAACTAG GAATGCACTGTCTACTGAAATGCTGAATGAACTTCAAAGTATTTTCAAGGCAGTTAATGAAGCCAAAGGTGCTCGTtgtgttcttctttcttcatcaGGGAGTAAAGTCTTCTCTGCTGGCCataacttaaaggaattg ACAAATGAAACTCCTAAAACTCATCACGAATTAGTGTTCTCAACATGTACTAGTCTTATGAAACTCTTAATTGATTGCCCTATTCCTATCGTAGCTCAG GTTGATGGAATAGCTGCTGCAGCTGGTTGTCAATTGGTAGCCATGTGTGATATTGTTGTGGCAAGTACCAATGCAACCTTCTCCACTCCAGGGATAAATTTGGGACTCTTTTGCTCAACACCAGGAGTGGCTGTCGCTAGGGCAATCCCAATGAAATTAGCATCTTACATGCTCTTTACTGGTCTTCCATTGTCAGCTGAAGAAGCTTTAAAGGCTGGCCTGGTTAGTAGAGTTGTACCAGCTGAAAATTTAg AATTAGAAACCCAACAGGTTATTGAGAGTATCTGCAAGAAAAGTCTCCCTGTCATGCGTTTGGGTAAACAATTTCTTCACCGGCAATTAAAAATGGATATCATGGAGGCATATAA ggAAGGAGAAAATGTAATGGTGGGTAATTTGCAGCTTAAAGATGCTCAAGAGGGCTTAAAAAGTTTTGCTGAAAAAAGAGAGCCAAAATATCAAGACCATtag
- the LOC124352612 gene encoding 60S ribosomal protein L30-like isoform X1 produces the protein MSAAQKKQVIKKAIESINSRLALVMKSGKFCLGLRQTLKTLRQGKSKLVIIANNTPPLRKSEIEYYAMLAKTGVHHYTGNNIELGTACGKYFRVCTMSITDPGDSDIIRSMPASEGGQGQ, from the exons ATGTCGGCCGCCCAAAAGAAACAGGTAATA AAAAAAGCTATTGAGAGCATCAACTCTCGCCTTGCTTTGGTGATGAAGTCTGGCAAATTCTGCCTTGGTCTCCGCCAAACCCTGAAGACGCTTCGTCAAGGAAAATCCAAACTGGTGATTATCGCCAACAACACTCCCCCACTCAG gaaATCGGAGATTGAGTACTACGCCATGTTGGCCAAGACTGGTGTTCATCACTACACAGGCAACAACATTGAGCTGGGCACAGCATGCGGAAAGTACTTCCGAGTCTGCACTATGTCGATTACTGATCCTGGAGATTCCGATATCATCAGGTCTATGCCTGCCAGTGAAGGTGGTCAAGGACAGTAA
- the LOC124352612 gene encoding 60S ribosomal protein L30-like isoform X2 → MSAAQKKQKKAIESINSRLALVMKSGKFCLGLRQTLKTLRQGKSKLVIIANNTPPLRKSEIEYYAMLAKTGVHHYTGNNIELGTACGKYFRVCTMSITDPGDSDIIRSMPASEGGQGQ, encoded by the exons ATGTCGGCCGCCCAAAAGAAACAG AAAAAAGCTATTGAGAGCATCAACTCTCGCCTTGCTTTGGTGATGAAGTCTGGCAAATTCTGCCTTGGTCTCCGCCAAACCCTGAAGACGCTTCGTCAAGGAAAATCCAAACTGGTGATTATCGCCAACAACACTCCCCCACTCAG gaaATCGGAGATTGAGTACTACGCCATGTTGGCCAAGACTGGTGTTCATCACTACACAGGCAACAACATTGAGCTGGGCACAGCATGCGGAAAGTACTTCCGAGTCTGCACTATGTCGATTACTGATCCTGGAGATTCCGATATCATCAGGTCTATGCCTGCCAGTGAAGGTGGTCAAGGACAGTAA